ATTTTCGATATTGCATAAGCCCCAGCAACAGGTATTCCACTCATTACGGAAATACCTACAAGGAAAATGTCCTCAAACTCGATTTTCTTTAAAAGTATTTCCTTCCAGTTATGTTCTATCCTGCAGTCCAAAATCTCTATCTCTATATCCGGCATTTCAGAGACCTTCGAGGCTACATATACGAGACTTATGGGTACGTTGATAACATAGGAGCCTACAAAGCCAAGCTCGGGATAGATCAGAAGTACTTTCTTCATTTACGCCTCTTAATCAAACTCTGCTCCACAGGCTTGATTATACAACAAAAAGGCAACAATTTAAAATAATATTTCAACTGCAAATCAGCAATACTTCATTGTACTGTAAGTAACAAACAAGTTGACGTAGAGACTTTGCAGTTGCTATACTGGCAATAGCAGGTAAAGCAGACACTATACCGACTCTGTGGAGCGCTATAAATAAAGACGATTACAAAGGACGCATGAATGGGGATTAGTTTAAATATCGTAGATGCCGGGGCAAGATACGGAATACATCCAAGCCTCGATGAACTTAAGGATTGTGCTGACTTTTATCTGTTTGAAATTGATAAGCCGGAAGCTCAAAGATTATCGGAAAAATATAAACGGTTCAAAAATATTAATGTCTATAACCTCGGTCTTTACAGCAGCAACTCGATTAATAAAATGAACATGACGCGGCATCCTGGTTTAACAAGTTTCCTCGATGTTGATAAAGCTGTAGTTGACTCTCTGGACTATATGAAGGAGGAATCGTCCGTAGTTTCAGTTACAGAGATAGAATGCGTTGCCCTGGACGAGTTTTTAACTAATGACATTCATTTTATGAAACTCGATACTGAAGGAACGGAACTTGAGATTTTAAAAGGCGCTACAGGGCATCTTAAAAAGGATATAATCGGAATCAGAGCGGAGACCCGCATTCGTCCTTTTTACAAAGGGCAGGCCTTTGTCTGGGACATTAACCATCTGCTGCTAACGTTTGGTTTTGAATTAATAAACATCGGTTATGAAGGTAGAGGAATTAAAAAAAGTAAATTTACTCTGCCCGACAAGTATGGTATTGTTGGTGGTTTCGATGCCGTTTGGACTAAGAAAAAATCACTGTTGCTGGATACTTCTTTATATTCGGACGATGAGATACGGGCAAATACCATAAGAACCGCTATTTTTTATATGCTCAACAACGCTACCGATTGTGCTTTAGATATTCTTATACATACGGTGGATTCGCTGGGGTTGACTTTTGAGAAATATATGGAGGATCCGATATTCTTACACTTAATGAAACAAGTCGAGAAATTGTTTTATTATCTTGTACGCCTGCCGTATTTCGAGAGAAAAGAATTGGATGCAATCTTCGCTAAAATATTCTATAAGGGTATGAAATTCTCATTTTATCAGCAATAATGACGGAGGAGTTCTTTTCTATGTCTATTCCGTACTATTCTGCAGTATTGTTATATGACATTTAGCAGCAAATTAATTATGAGTCTTTTTCTGTTCTCGCAAAATTTTTTCATGGATAGCCTCAAGTAACCATGTTTGTCTTGTTATTCTGATAGGCTTACGATTTTTTACTAATGCATCTACATTAGATAACATGGAGGCAGGTAAACGTATAAGTACGGATACAGACTTTTCACCATCTGTTATATGGTCATTTGGTACAGTGCCACCCTTTACAATTAGCTTTTCTACGGCTGCATCATTGAGAGATGGCTTTGGTTTTGGTTTACTTGTTACGGCCATATCAAGTCCTTTCTGTATATATGATATCATAAAGATATCTAAACAATATTATATACATTTTATTTTTATATCTATTTTATATCATAAAGATATCTAAACAATATCGTAATTTCA
This region of Nitrospirota bacterium genomic DNA includes:
- a CDS encoding FkbM family methyltransferase, with product MGISLNIVDAGARYGIHPSLDELKDCADFYLFEIDKPEAQRLSEKYKRFKNINVYNLGLYSSNSINKMNMTRHPGLTSFLDVDKAVVDSLDYMKEESSVVSVTEIECVALDEFLTNDIHFMKLDTEGTELEILKGATGHLKKDIIGIRAETRIRPFYKGQAFVWDINHLLLTFGFELINIGYEGRGIKKSKFTLPDKYGIVGGFDAVWTKKKSLLLDTSLYSDDEIRANTIRTAIFYMLNNATDCALDILIHTVDSLGLTFEKYMEDPIFLHLMKQVEKLFYYLVRLPYFERKELDAIFAKIFYKGMKFSFYQQ